One stretch of Helicobacter jaachi DNA includes these proteins:
- a CDS encoding class II aldolase and adducin N-terminal domain-containing protein yields MNIHINQINTELIESMANISLSMFRKNFFGIFHGAISARVAKNRFIINKQHAIFDRLNVDSMIMLYQKQDYRWNEASLHAPIHAAIYEEFSEAKFIAYAMPPYLVSYSLKYPTLEPKDYFGYKFLAPQIDIFDPKDYESWAERADTDIPRYFRTHEHSFMLIKGYGVYVYARDIYTLAKIIALIENSCKILHYNADLGDIFQTSPKYDI; encoded by the coding sequence ATGAATATACATATTAATCAAATCAACACCGAGCTTATTGAGAGTATGGCAAATATATCACTCTCTATGTTTAGAAAGAATTTTTTTGGCATATTTCATGGCGCGATTTCCGCACGCGTGGCGAAAAATCGCTTTATCATCAATAAGCAGCATGCCATTTTTGATAGGCTTAATGTAGATTCTATGATTATGCTCTATCAAAAGCAGGATTATAGATGGAATGAAGCCAGCCTGCATGCGCCCATTCACGCGGCTATTTACGAGGAGTTTTCAGAAGCAAAATTTATAGCCTATGCTATGCCCCCCTATCTTGTATCCTACTCGCTCAAATACCCCACACTAGAGCCTAAAGATTACTTTGGCTATAAGTTTTTAGCCCCTCAAATTGATATTTTTGACCCTAAGGATTATGAGAGTTGGGCAGAGCGCGCAGATACAGATATTCCTAGATATTTTAGAACACATGAGCATTCTTTTATGCTTATTAAAGGCTATGGCGTGTATGTATATGCGCGCGATATTTATACGCTAGCAAAGATTATCGCACTCATTGAAAATTCGTGCAAGATTTTGCATTACAATGCCGATTTGGGCGATATTTTCCAAACAAGCCCAAAATATGATATTTGA
- a CDS encoding HrcA family transcriptional regulator yields the protein MSRKDLLLSRVIVEYLRHKEPIGSESLKTLMNTKISSATIRNYFKALADEGLLFQPHISGGRIPTLRALKSYWYKQLDVKSVIEVDSMERIKEACFLCDVFCALCIEQSNRLRDVRQLDDNTLLLSFEHLGITLPFSSALERFLHELKGLEIIDVRKIAHQVRAQNLLDALSCVQSRNLTRFGVGAILQAYRHNSDEQSFYSIVDGSVFDCLESGMYCEEVLPKGYIAIMQDMTLATHPDKKARMLCIGALDRDFTHFYEYVQS from the coding sequence ATGAGTAGGAAAGATTTACTTCTTTCGCGCGTGATTGTAGAGTATTTGAGGCATAAAGAGCCTATCGGTTCAGAATCTCTAAAAACTCTTATGAATACTAAAATTTCATCAGCCACCATTCGCAATTATTTTAAGGCTTTGGCAGATGAGGGGTTATTATTCCAGCCACACATTAGCGGTGGGCGTATCCCTACACTTAGGGCTTTAAAATCATATTGGTATAAACAGCTTGATGTAAAGTCTGTGATAGAAGTAGATTCTATGGAGCGTATCAAAGAGGCTTGCTTTTTGTGCGATGTGTTTTGTGCGCTTTGCATTGAGCAGAGCAATCGTTTGCGCGATGTGCGGCAGCTAGATGACAATACGCTTTTGCTTTCTTTTGAGCATTTGGGCATTACTTTGCCTTTTTCAAGTGCTTTGGAGCGGTTTTTACACGAGTTAAAAGGCTTAGAGATTATTGATGTGCGCAAGATTGCTCATCAAGTGCGCGCACAGAATCTGCTCGATGCGCTCTCTTGCGTGCAGAGTAGAAATCTTACGCGTTTTGGCGTGGGAGCGATACTACAAGCATACAGGCACAATAGCGATGAGCAAAGCTTTTATTCTATCGTTGATGGGAGCGTGTTTGACTGCTTGGAAAGTGGTATGTATTGTGAGGAGGTGCTACCGAAGGGCTATATAGCGATTATGCAAGATATGACATTAGCAACCCACCCTGATAAAAAGGCAAGAATGCTTTGTATCGGGGCGCTAGATAGGGATTTTACTCATTTTTATGAGTATGTACAATCTTAG
- the grpE gene encoding nucleotide exchange factor GrpE yields the protein MDEQEHQQASNPDISQDCEQEQSEIESAKEDYEAKYNELKEQYLRAFADFENTKKRLERDKNQSLEYAYERIMNDLLPVLDTLEKALQSAQENPQAQAIAEGLQLTLDSFIKVLNKHGVEVIATDGEFDPNKHECLMHAPNAEKNDGDIHQVLQKGFAYKQRILRPAMVSVVKN from the coding sequence ATGGACGAGCAAGAACATCAACAAGCCAGTAATCCAGATATATCGCAAGATTGCGAGCAAGAGCAGAGTGAGATAGAATCTGCTAAAGAGGATTATGAAGCTAAATATAATGAGTTAAAAGAGCAGTATTTAAGGGCATTTGCAGATTTTGAGAATACCAAAAAACGCCTTGAGCGTGATAAAAATCAAAGTTTGGAATATGCCTACGAGCGCATTATGAATGATTTGCTCCCTGTGCTTGATACGCTTGAGAAAGCATTGCAAAGCGCGCAGGAAAATCCCCAAGCCCAAGCTATTGCAGAGGGCTTGCAACTCACGCTTGATAGTTTTATTAAGGTATTAAATAAGCACGGAGTGGAGGTTATCGCCACAGATGGCGAGTTTGACCCCAATAAGCATGAATGCCTCATGCACGCGCCTAATGCAGAAAAAAATGATGGAGACATTCATCAGGTGCTGCAAAAAGGCTTTGCATACAAGCAGAGAATTCTACGCCCAGCAATGGTGAGCGTGGTTAAAAATTAA
- the dnaK gene encoding molecular chaperone DnaK, whose translation MAKVIGIDLGTTNSAMAVYEGNEAKIIANKEGKNTTPSIVAFTDKGEVLVGEPAKRQAVTNPKKTIYSIKRIMGLMFNEDKAKEAEKRLPYNIVDRNGACAVEIADKIYTPQEISAKILMKLKEDAQAYLGEDVTEAVITVPAYFNDSQRKATKEAGTIAGLNVLRIINEPTSAALAYGLDKKESEKIMVYDLGGGTFDVTVLETGDNVVEVLATGGDAFLGGDDFDNRIIDWAAEEFKNDEGIDLKKDVMALQRLKDAAENAKKELSSAQETEINLPFITADSSGPKHLVKKITRAKFESLIDDLIEDTIKKIDFVIKDAGLNRSDISEVVMVGGSTRIPKVQERVKAFIGKDLNKSVNPDEVVAVGAAIQGGVLKGDVKDVLLLDVTPLSLGIETAGGISTKVVERGATIPTKKAQVFSTYEDNQPAVSINVLQGERELARDNKSLGRFDLTGIPAAPRGVPQIEVTFDIDANGILTVSAKDKATGKSQEIKISGSSGLSDSEIEKMVKEAELHKEEDAKKKAIIELRNSADSLVYQTKKSLDEFKDKIESSEVEKIQNAINALEESLKNENVSKEELEAKIKTLTEASQQLAQAAYAKEQSGAQNNAGGKKDDDVIDAEVE comes from the coding sequence ATGGCTAAAGTAATTGGAATTGACTTAGGAACAACAAATTCGGCAATGGCAGTATATGAGGGCAATGAAGCAAAAATCATCGCTAATAAAGAGGGTAAAAACACCACACCTTCAATCGTGGCATTTACCGATAAGGGCGAAGTGCTAGTTGGCGAGCCAGCCAAAAGGCAAGCAGTAACCAACCCCAAAAAGACGATTTATTCTATAAAGCGCATTATGGGGCTTATGTTTAATGAAGATAAGGCAAAAGAAGCCGAAAAGCGTCTCCCTTATAATATCGTGGATAGAAATGGCGCATGTGCGGTGGAAATAGCCGATAAGATTTACACGCCTCAAGAGATTTCGGCTAAAATCCTTATGAAGCTTAAAGAGGACGCGCAGGCGTATTTGGGCGAAGATGTGACAGAAGCAGTAATCACCGTGCCTGCGTATTTTAACGACTCTCAACGCAAGGCGACAAAGGAGGCAGGCACTATCGCAGGGCTTAATGTATTGCGTATTATTAATGAGCCAACTTCTGCTGCGCTTGCTTATGGGCTTGATAAAAAAGAATCCGAAAAGATTATGGTGTATGACTTGGGCGGAGGCACATTTGATGTAACAGTGCTAGAGACTGGCGATAATGTCGTAGAAGTGCTAGCCACAGGTGGTGATGCCTTTTTGGGTGGCGATGACTTTGATAATCGCATTATCGATTGGGCAGCAGAGGAGTTTAAAAATGATGAGGGCATTGACTTAAAAAAAGATGTAATGGCATTGCAACGCCTTAAAGACGCGGCAGAAAATGCGAAAAAAGAATTAAGTAGCGCACAAGAAACAGAGATTAATCTCCCCTTTATTACAGCCGATAGCAGCGGTCCTAAGCATTTGGTGAAAAAGATTACGCGTGCGAAGTTTGAAAGCCTTATTGATGATTTGATTGAGGATACTATTAAGAAAATAGATTTTGTGATTAAAGATGCTGGACTTAATCGAAGTGATATTAGCGAAGTGGTAATGGTGGGCGGCTCTACGCGTATTCCAAAGGTGCAAGAGCGCGTAAAAGCCTTTATCGGCAAGGATTTAAATAAATCTGTAAATCCCGATGAGGTCGTGGCTGTAGGTGCGGCTATTCAAGGTGGCGTGTTAAAGGGTGATGTAAAAGATGTGCTTTTACTTGATGTGACACCGCTATCTTTGGGCATTGAGACGGCTGGAGGTATCTCTACAAAGGTAGTTGAGCGCGGAGCGACTATTCCTACGAAAAAAGCGCAAGTATTTTCTACCTATGAGGATAATCAACCCGCTGTAAGCATTAATGTATTGCAAGGTGAGCGTGAGCTAGCGCGCGATAATAAGTCGCTTGGGCGATTTGACTTGACAGGTATTCCAGCAGCTCCGCGCGGTGTGCCACAAATTGAAGTAACCTTTGATATTGATGCTAATGGTATCCTTACCGTTTCGGCTAAAGATAAAGCCACAGGCAAGTCACAAGAAATTAAAATTAGCGGCTCAAGCGGGCTTTCAGATTCTGAAATTGAAAAAATGGTGAAAGAAGCAGAGTTACACAAAGAAGAGGACGCTAAGAAAAAGGCAATTATCGAGCTTAGAAATAGTGCAGATTCTTTGGTGTATCAAACTAAAAAGAGCCTTGATGAGTTTAAGGATAAGATAGAATCTAGCGAAGTAGAAAAGATTCAAAATGCCATAAACGCGCTAGAAGAGAGCTTGAAAAATGAAAATGTATCTAAAGAGGAGCTTGAGGCTAAGATTAAAACACTTACAGAAGCAAGCCAGCAGCTCGCCCAAGCAGCCTATGCCAAAGAGCAAAGTGGCGCGCAAAACAATGCAGGTGGCAAAAAAGATGATGATGTCATCGATGCGGAAGTGGAGTAA
- a CDS encoding FkbM family methyltransferase: protein MRILAALKGLCRRLKSPFRIEKYMKYQEEQLAPHIYAASASVLLPDNVLSINNGLDNYKFEEGLQMGEMGQIHFYLPHWRTDVIQSHIFKTLNFYELPILKKIDAFIKTGAHILDIGANIGNHSIYWAKLRRAHRIYAFEPIKTTFNMLERNIALNALDSIIKASNVALGEKVSKGSVAQAYSFNIGATSICEDSVGGGGGIDITSLDVLLAQGYFTESSHIDFVKIDVEGFEERVFLGGKAFFTHFSPVIFVEIWNKQKLQEIIKILKSYNYHLKPHKRLHDNYIFIKG from the coding sequence ATGCGTATTCTAGCAGCGTTAAAAGGGCTTTGTAGAAGGCTTAAAAGTCCTTTTAGGATTGAAAAATATATGAAATATCAAGAGGAGCAGCTCGCGCCTCATATTTACGCCGCAAGTGCTTCTGTGCTGTTGCCAGATAATGTGCTAAGTATAAATAATGGGCTAGATAATTATAAATTTGAAGAGGGCTTGCAGATGGGAGAAATGGGGCAAATCCACTTCTATCTGCCCCATTGGCGCACAGATGTGATTCAATCCCATATTTTTAAAACCCTTAACTTTTATGAATTGCCTATCCTTAAAAAGATTGATGCATTTATTAAGACAGGTGCGCATATTTTGGATATTGGCGCAAATATCGGCAATCATAGCATTTATTGGGCAAAACTACGTCGCGCACATAGAATCTACGCCTTTGAGCCTATCAAAACTACCTTTAACATGCTAGAGCGCAATATCGCACTAAATGCCCTAGATTCTATAATCAAAGCCAGCAATGTCGCATTAGGCGAGAAAGTGAGTAAGGGTAGCGTGGCGCAGGCATACTCTTTTAATATTGGTGCAACGAGCATTTGTGAAGATTCTGTGGGGGGGGGGGGGGGTATAGATATTACCTCGCTTGATGTACTTTTAGCGCAAGGGTATTTTACAGAATCTAGCCACATTGATTTTGTAAAAATTGATGTGGAGGGCTTTGAAGAGAGAGTATTTTTGGGCGGGAAGGCGTTTTTTACGCATTTTAGCCCTGTGATTTTTGTAGAAATTTGGAATAAGCAAAAACTCCAAGAGATTATTAAGATTCTAAAATCTTACAACTACCACCTTAAGCCACACAAACGCTTGCATGACAATTATATTTTTATAAAGGGCTAG
- the pseF gene encoding pseudaminic acid cytidylyltransferase, whose translation MKKVALIPARGGSKRIPNKNIKDFCGKPIIAYPICTALESSLFDEVIVSTDSHLIAQISIDYGAKVPFMRPDSLSDDFTPTIPVAQHAIKQLELEKNDLLCVIYPTTPLLRAQTLANALEVLLSSPNNHFCFCAVAYDYNPLRSFYFKNNEINMLFPERYGARSQDLEQIFHDGGQFYWGRVNAWEAGLPIFGAHSSAIIVKNYEVQDIDTIEDFALAEVKYKLQASLSSAS comes from the coding sequence ATGAAAAAAGTAGCCCTTATCCCCGCACGTGGCGGGAGCAAACGCATACCAAATAAAAATATCAAGGATTTTTGCGGCAAGCCCATTATCGCTTATCCTATCTGCACGGCTTTAGAATCTAGCCTATTTGATGAAGTGATTGTAAGCACAGATTCTCATCTCATCGCGCAAATTAGTATTGATTATGGTGCAAAAGTGCCTTTTATGCGCCCAGATTCACTAAGCGATGATTTTACACCTACCATTCCTGTGGCGCAGCACGCTATCAAGCAGTTGGAGTTGGAGAAAAATGATTTGCTCTGTGTAATTTACCCAACCACGCCGCTTTTGCGCGCCCAAACGCTTGCAAATGCGCTTGAAGTGCTACTTAGCTCGCCTAATAACCACTTTTGCTTTTGCGCTGTGGCGTATGATTACAATCCTTTGAGGAGTTTTTATTTTAAAAATAATGAAATTAATATGCTTTTCCCAGAGCGCTATGGTGCGCGCTCGCAGGATTTAGAGCAAATTTTCCACGATGGAGGGCAGTTTTATTGGGGGCGTGTGAATGCGTGGGAGGCGGGATTGCCTATATTTGGCGCGCATTCTAGTGCAATTATTGTAAAAAACTATGAAGTGCAAGACATTGATACAATAGAGGATTTTGCGCTAGCAGAAGTGAAATATAAACTTCAAGCCTCACTTAGCTCAGCTTCATAG